In one Deltaproteobacteria bacterium genomic region, the following are encoded:
- the feoB gene encoding ferrous iron transport protein B, giving the protein MKKENFVIALAGNPNSGKTTVFNAMTGANQHVGNYPGVTVEKKWGEVNLDGQKVQVIDLPGTYSLTAYSPEELVVRGYIINDNPDVVIDVLDASNLERNLYLAIQFLELGVPLIINLNMIDLAEKRGLTIDINKLSTLLGVPVVPTVARSSKGVKELLKKGLEVAEENRSWSPIEISYGSDLDQSIEKIVSSFSSPAEKWAPISPRWVAIKCLEGDQEVLKQVRSDSDLAGQMLPVCQQVEKHIQATMDTVPEGVFAEQRYGYISGLSKEIVRRGLETRIDYTDKIDKVLTNRLIGPIFLLALLYVMYQFVFILSGAPVGWLEAFFGWLGGAAESLIPEGLIQSLIVSGVIDGVGGVLGFAPLILFMFFAIAILEDSGYMARMAYLLDRILRAFGLHGNSVMALIVSGGISGGCAVPGVMATRTLKDPKARLATILTVPITNCGAKLPVYAMLIAAFFPTREANIMFALTLISWAIVLLAARVLRWTVLKGESAPFVMELPPYRLPTFKGLLIHTWERTWMYVKKAGTVILAISIVMWALMTFPGLPEDQAVKWDERIETAANDEARAELEARKAEAELTYSVAGRMGRGLRAVTAPLGFDWRTNVALVGGFAAKEVVVATMGTAYSLGEVDPEESVSLSDRLAGSSGWSPLTAFTLMIFVMVYAPCFVTVVMIRREAGSWGWALFAMAYTTILAYVLALVVYQGGLILGFG; this is encoded by the coding sequence ATGAAAAAAGAAAATTTCGTTATCGCGCTGGCAGGCAACCCCAATTCTGGCAAGACCACGGTCTTTAACGCCATGACCGGGGCCAACCAGCACGTCGGGAACTATCCTGGCGTGACGGTGGAGAAAAAATGGGGAGAGGTCAACCTTGACGGCCAAAAAGTGCAGGTCATTGACCTGCCTGGCACTTACAGCCTGACCGCCTACTCCCCGGAAGAACTGGTCGTTCGCGGCTACATCATCAATGATAACCCCGATGTGGTCATTGACGTGCTCGACGCCTCAAATCTCGAGCGAAACCTTTACCTGGCCATCCAGTTTCTTGAACTGGGCGTTCCCCTGATTATTAACCTGAACATGATTGATTTAGCTGAAAAGCGGGGCTTAACCATTGATATAAACAAGCTTTCCACTCTTTTGGGCGTCCCGGTTGTACCGACCGTGGCCAGGTCCTCCAAGGGAGTCAAAGAGCTTCTCAAAAAGGGCTTGGAGGTGGCCGAGGAGAACAGGTCCTGGTCGCCGATCGAGATATCTTACGGCTCAGACCTCGATCAAAGCATTGAAAAAATCGTCTCCAGCTTTAGCAGCCCGGCTGAGAAATGGGCGCCCATCAGTCCGCGCTGGGTCGCCATCAAGTGCCTGGAAGGCGATCAAGAGGTTTTGAAGCAGGTCAGGAGCGACTCGGACCTGGCTGGCCAGATGTTGCCGGTTTGCCAGCAGGTTGAGAAGCACATTCAGGCCACCATGGATACTGTCCCTGAAGGGGTCTTTGCGGAGCAGCGTTACGGCTATATCTCTGGACTTTCCAAGGAGATCGTCCGGCGCGGCCTGGAAACTAGAATTGACTATACGGACAAAATAGACAAGGTGCTCACCAACCGTTTAATCGGTCCGATTTTTTTACTAGCCTTGTTGTATGTCATGTATCAATTCGTTTTTATTCTCAGCGGAGCGCCGGTCGGCTGGCTGGAGGCGTTTTTCGGATGGCTTGGCGGCGCGGCGGAAAGTCTCATTCCTGAGGGTTTAATCCAGTCCTTGATTGTGAGCGGCGTTATTGATGGTGTTGGTGGTGTTCTGGGATTTGCGCCGCTGATTCTGTTCATGTTTTTCGCCATTGCTATTCTTGAGGACAGTGGGTACATGGCCCGGATGGCCTATCTGTTAGACCGTATCCTCAGGGCCTTTGGCTTGCATGGCAATTCTGTCATGGCCTTGATCGTCAGCGGCGGTATCAGCGGCGGCTGTGCCGTGCCCGGCGTCATGGCCACCAGGACTCTCAAGGACCCCAAGGCCCGTTTGGCCACTATTCTGACGGTTCCCATAACGAACTGCGGGGCCAAGCTTCCGGTTTACGCCATGCTCATCGCGGCTTTTTTCCCGACCAGGGAAGCGAACATTATGTTTGCCTTGACCCTGATTTCATGGGCCATCGTTTTGTTAGCGGCCAGGGTTCTGAGATGGACGGTGTTGAAAGGGGAATCGGCCCCCTTTGTTATGGAATTGCCGCCTTACCGGCTGCCCACCTTCAAGGGGCTTTTAATCCATACCTGGGAGCGGACCTGGATGTATGTCAAGAAGGCCGGGACCGTGATCCTGGCCATCAGCATCGTCATGTGGGCCTTGATGACTTTTCCTGGTCTGCCCGAAGATCAAGCCGTGAAATGGGACGAGCGAATCGAGACCGCAGCGAACGATGAAGCCAGGGCTGAGCTGGAGGCCCGGAAGGCGGAGGCCGAGCTGACCTATTCCGTGGCTGGCCGCATGGGCCGGGGTTTGAGGGCCGTTACCGCGCCTTTAGGTTTTGACTGGCGGACAAACGTGGCCTTGGTGGGCGGATTTGCAGCCAAGGAGGTTGTTGTCGCCACCATGGGCACGGCTTACTCCCTGGGTGAGGTTGATCCGGAAGAATCGGTCAGCCTTTCCGACCGGCTGGCCGGGTCTTCAGGCTGGAGTCCGCTCACGGCCTTCACCCTTATGATCTTTGTAATGGTTTACGCCCCCTGTTTTGTCACTGTTGTCATGATTCGCCGGGAAGCCGGTTCATGGGGTTGGGCCTTATTTGCCATGGCCTACACCACTATCCTGGCCTATGTCCTGGCGCTGGTGGTTTATCAGGGCGGTCTGATTCTCGGGTTCGGTTAG
- a CDS encoding FeoB-associated Cys-rich membrane protein, with protein sequence MWQNVVVIMIVGLAVIWLGRKYRRSMRKEENPGLGCGSSCQGCPMASTSGGQCVGPPAAPDGPENNQVET encoded by the coding sequence ATGTGGCAAAACGTGGTCGTAATCATGATCGTGGGCCTGGCGGTTATCTGGCTGGGCCGCAAGTACCGGCGCAGCATGAGAAAAGAGGAGAACCCGGGCTTAGGTTGTGGCTCTTCCTGCCAGGGTTGCCCCATGGCGTCAACCAGCGGCGGGCAATGTGTAGGACCGCCCGCTGCGCCTGACGGACCAGAGAATAACCAAGTCGAGACGTAA
- a CDS encoding ferrous iron transport protein A, with protein MKNLQTLRTLNPGEQAIIKKINISGELGRRIRDMGLVPGSRVQILGRAPLKDPVEVKLMDYNLTLRNNEADFIMVEIKGEQP; from the coding sequence ATGAAGAACTTACAAACATTACGCACACTCAATCCAGGTGAACAGGCCATCATCAAAAAAATTAACATCTCAGGTGAACTCGGAAGACGCATCCGTGACATGGGTTTGGTACCCGGCTCGAGGGTCCAGATCCTGGGGCGGGCTCCGCTCAAGGACCCGGTGGAAGTAAAACTCATGGATTACAACCTGACCCTGCGAAACAATGAAGCTGACTTCATTATGGTTGAGATCAAAGGAGAGCAGCCATGA